One Paraburkholderia flagellata genomic window carries:
- a CDS encoding DUF4399 domain-containing protein: MQRRATLLALAAAVLMPRLAFAERTPSPSGAEAYIIWPPDGATIPTGKFWVRMGLRNMGVCPKGINKPNTGHHHLLIDTDLPPLDQPIPSDRNHLHFGAGETEARIELPPGKHTLQMLMGDYNHVPHDPPVYSKKITVTVK; this comes from the coding sequence ATGCAACGAAGAGCCACCCTCCTGGCCCTGGCAGCGGCCGTACTGATGCCGCGCCTCGCGTTTGCCGAGCGCACCCCTTCGCCGTCCGGCGCGGAGGCCTACATCATCTGGCCGCCGGATGGCGCGACGATTCCCACCGGCAAGTTCTGGGTTCGCATGGGGCTGCGCAACATGGGCGTCTGCCCCAAGGGGATCAACAAGCCGAATACTGGCCATCATCACTTGCTCATCGACACGGACCTTCCGCCGCTCGATCAGCCGATCCCGTCGGATCGCAATCATCTTCATTTCGGCGCGGGCGAAACGGAAGCCCGGATCGAGCTGCCGCCGGGCAAGCACACGCTGCAGATGCTGATGGGCGACTACAATCACGTGCCGCACGATCCCCCGGTGTACTCGAAGAAGATCACGGTCACGGTGAAATAG
- a CDS encoding DUF4399 domain-containing protein, whose protein sequence is MNRFLVFAASLALLAGGAAHAGTTPADPNAHVYIGWPNDGQVMPAGRPFRVWFGLRNMGVAPAEVEFPNTGHHHLLVDTDLPPMDQPIPSDRNHLHFGAGQTETTLQLPPGKHTLQLLMGDAHHVPHNPPVYSKKITIYVK, encoded by the coding sequence ATGAACAGGTTCCTTGTTTTTGCTGCCAGCCTCGCGCTGCTCGCGGGCGGTGCGGCGCATGCAGGCACGACGCCGGCCGACCCGAACGCGCATGTCTATATAGGTTGGCCCAACGACGGCCAGGTGATGCCCGCCGGGCGGCCGTTTCGCGTGTGGTTCGGCCTGCGCAACATGGGCGTGGCGCCTGCGGAAGTCGAGTTTCCCAACACGGGCCACCATCACTTGCTCGTCGATACGGACTTGCCACCGATGGATCAGCCCATTCCATCCGATCGCAACCACCTGCACTTCGGCGCCGGCCAGACCGAAACCACGCTTCAGTTGCCGCCCGGCAAACACACGCTGCAGCTGCTGATGGGCGACGCTCACCATGTGCCGCACAACCCGCCTGTGTACTCGAAGAAAATCACCATATACGTTAAGTGA